One genomic segment of Terriglobales bacterium includes these proteins:
- a CDS encoding ABC transporter permease, producing MFLRLLYQSFLRQKRRKLLAGAAVTLGVAVATAMIAVATDIGDKINRELRRYGANIAVYPQEDTLDVEIGGVNLKPATAGAYLEEKDLPALKGIFWRHNIVGFAPFLPAHTRLGPAEVEVVGTYFNKLLQYGDESFRTGVTITHPWWKVNGSWPADDSNQVLIGQTLARKLGIVAGQQIELAGQPVQVSGLLSTGGAEDSEVVGALSLAQGILGRPGAVRRLLVSAMTKPEDAFARRDPKSMSPADRDRWYCSPYANSIAYQIMEVMPHAKAEQIRQVAQNEGVLLSRIKGLMLLVTLAALIASALAVSAAMATAIYERRQEVGLMRAVGAGAFAVGALFFSEAALLAILGGMVGFAAGLGLAQQIGGWIFGSRVTVQPVLFPIILGVAVIVTFAGSAASIRKALRFDPALVLRGDA from the coding sequence ATGTTCCTCCGCCTGCTCTACCAATCGTTCCTGCGGCAGAAGCGGCGCAAGCTGCTGGCCGGAGCGGCGGTCACGCTGGGAGTGGCGGTCGCGACCGCCATGATAGCCGTGGCCACCGACATCGGCGACAAGATCAACCGCGAGCTACGCCGCTACGGCGCCAACATCGCGGTGTACCCGCAGGAAGATACGCTGGACGTCGAGATCGGCGGGGTGAACCTGAAGCCGGCCACCGCCGGCGCCTACCTCGAAGAGAAAGACCTTCCGGCGCTCAAGGGGATCTTCTGGCGGCACAACATCGTGGGATTCGCCCCGTTCTTGCCGGCGCATACCAGACTGGGGCCGGCCGAGGTCGAAGTGGTCGGTACCTATTTCAACAAGCTGCTGCAGTACGGTGACGAATCGTTCCGGACCGGGGTCACGATCACCCACCCGTGGTGGAAGGTGAATGGCTCGTGGCCTGCGGATGACTCCAATCAGGTCCTGATCGGCCAAACTCTGGCTCGAAAGCTGGGCATCGTCGCCGGGCAGCAGATCGAACTAGCCGGACAGCCAGTGCAAGTCAGCGGCCTGCTGAGCACCGGAGGAGCGGAAGACAGCGAGGTCGTCGGGGCGCTGTCGCTTGCCCAAGGGATCCTCGGGCGTCCGGGTGCGGTGCGGCGCCTGCTGGTCAGCGCCATGACCAAACCGGAAGATGCGTTCGCGCGGCGTGATCCGAAGAGCATGAGCCCCGCGGATCGCGACCGCTGGTACTGCTCGCCCTACGCCAATTCCATCGCCTACCAGATCATGGAGGTGATGCCGCATGCCAAAGCGGAGCAGATCCGGCAGGTGGCGCAGAACGAAGGCGTGCTGCTGTCGCGGATCAAGGGGCTGATGCTGCTGGTGACACTGGCGGCCCTGATCGCTTCGGCGCTGGCGGTCTCCGCGGCCATGGCCACCGCCATCTACGAGCGCCGCCAGGAGGTCGGGCTGATGAGGGCGGTCGGCGCAGGGGCCTTTGCGGTAGGAGCCCTCTTCTTCTCCGAAGCCGCTTTGCTGGCCATCCTGGGAGGCATGGTCGGGTTTGCGGCCGGCCTGGGCCTGGCGCAACAGATCGGCGGCTGGATCTTCGGCTCGCGCGTGACCGTACAGCCGGTGTTGTTCCCCATCATCCTGGGCGTAGCGGTGATCGTGACTTTCGCCGGGAGCGCCGCTTCCATCCGCAAAGCGCTGCGCTTCGATCCGGCCCTCGTCCTGCGAGGTGATGCATGA